A section of the Methanosarcina mazei S-6 genome encodes:
- a CDS encoding energy-coupling factor ABC transporter ATP-binding protein, translating into MSKSTPLKSSIIKADLPEQAEGRTGPETGKDPEKTGNSEGRTDTPVIEIKDLCHRYPHLEANALDRINLRIYRGERVAVLGANGAGKSTLFKHLNGILRPLSGEVLVKGEKITKKNVRMCRGTVGIVFQDPDDQVLAPSVEEDVAFGPINMGLSREEVKMRVKEALEMVGLNGFEERAPHHLSGGQKKLVAIAGILAMRPEVIVLDEPTAGLDPLSSARVLKLITKMNRELGITLLLSTHDVDVVPYFAERVFVLHHGKLEASGSPEEIFNDPALLRKAHLRLPRVAEVFEMLKQEGVDVNIQITAETARDEILRVIRSENRKAEMK; encoded by the coding sequence ATGAGCAAATCAACCCCCCTAAAAAGTTCAATAATAAAAGCAGATCTTCCGGAGCAGGCTGAAGGCAGGACGGGCCCGGAAACCGGAAAGGATCCGGAAAAGACAGGTAATTCCGAAGGAAGAACCGATACTCCTGTTATTGAAATAAAAGATCTCTGCCACAGATACCCTCACCTGGAGGCAAATGCGCTTGACAGAATAAACCTCAGGATATACAGGGGGGAAAGAGTCGCAGTTCTCGGGGCTAACGGAGCAGGGAAATCCACTTTATTCAAACACCTCAATGGTATCCTGCGCCCTCTTTCCGGAGAAGTCCTGGTAAAGGGGGAAAAAATAACAAAAAAGAATGTCCGGATGTGTAGAGGAACAGTAGGGATAGTTTTTCAGGACCCTGACGACCAGGTGCTTGCCCCAAGTGTTGAAGAAGATGTGGCTTTCGGGCCGATAAATATGGGGCTGTCCAGAGAAGAAGTGAAAATGAGAGTAAAGGAAGCCCTGGAAATGGTAGGGCTTAATGGTTTTGAAGAGAGAGCCCCGCACCACCTGAGCGGCGGACAGAAAAAACTTGTGGCAATCGCAGGAATCCTTGCCATGAGGCCTGAAGTTATTGTTCTGGACGAACCCACCGCAGGACTTGACCCTTTAAGCTCAGCCCGGGTCCTGAAGCTTATTACGAAAATGAACAGGGAGCTGGGGATCACTCTCCTGCTTTCAACCCACGACGTGGATGTTGTTCCTTATTTTGCGGAAAGGGTTTTTGTACTTCACCACGGCAAACTTGAAGCCAGCGGAAGCCCGGAAGAGATCTTCAATGACCCCGCGCTGCTCAGGAAAGCTCATCTGAGGCTTCCCAGGGTTGCAGAAGTTTTTGAGATGCTGAAACAGGAAGGCGTTGACGTTAATATACAGATAACTGCCGAAACTGCCAGGGATGAAATCCTCCGGGTTATAAGATCCGAGAACCGGAAAGCAGAGATGAAATAA
- the dinB gene encoding DNA polymerase IV, with protein MMQRVVLHIDMDYFFAAIEERENPELREKAVVVCMLSGRSELSGSVSTCNYVAREFGIRSGMPCSRAKKLNPEAVFLPVRKDFYTSVSDRIMEILRSYADPGNGDSFEQISVDEAFLESSERTGGDFRLAFEIGMQIKKEIKEKENLTCSIGIGPNKLISKMASSAKKPDGITVVSPQDLEAFLWPLNVSKLWGIGSVTAGKLQEMGIVTVKDLAERDVIKLISIFGKSRGTWLKQAASGIDDSPLKERDGSEQIGRIATLPEDSLDKKLISSLIERLAGDVIEKLDSRELSFRIVTVTVINSNFRMYTKSRTLSHPVSSKEVLLQVSGEILDEFLSENRTEFRRVGVRVGGLQKKKGQKSLFDY; from the coding sequence TTGATGCAGCGGGTCGTCCTTCACATAGATATGGATTATTTTTTTGCAGCAATTGAGGAGCGGGAAAATCCGGAGCTTCGCGAAAAAGCAGTTGTAGTCTGCATGCTCTCAGGGCGGAGCGAACTGAGCGGGTCTGTAAGCACATGCAATTACGTTGCCCGAGAATTTGGAATCAGGTCAGGAATGCCCTGCTCAAGGGCTAAGAAACTCAATCCTGAAGCTGTTTTCCTTCCGGTCAGAAAAGATTTCTACACCTCGGTTTCGGATAGGATTATGGAAATCCTTCGCAGCTATGCAGACCCTGGAAACGGAGATTCTTTCGAACAGATAAGTGTTGACGAGGCATTCCTTGAGAGCTCAGAAAGGACAGGTGGAGACTTTAGGCTTGCTTTTGAGATCGGGATGCAGATTAAAAAGGAAATTAAAGAAAAAGAAAACCTGACATGCTCCATAGGGATAGGTCCGAATAAGTTAATTTCCAAAATGGCTTCTTCCGCAAAAAAGCCTGATGGGATAACTGTTGTGAGCCCGCAGGACCTGGAAGCTTTCCTCTGGCCGTTAAACGTATCAAAGCTCTGGGGGATCGGGAGTGTAACTGCAGGAAAATTGCAGGAAATGGGTATAGTTACGGTAAAGGACCTTGCAGAGCGGGACGTTATTAAACTTATTTCCATCTTCGGAAAATCAAGGGGCACCTGGCTTAAACAGGCAGCTTCGGGTATTGATGATTCTCCCCTTAAAGAAAGAGACGGCTCGGAGCAGATCGGGAGGATTGCAACACTGCCCGAAGATAGCCTGGATAAAAAGCTGATCTCTTCACTGATCGAGAGGCTAGCAGGGGATGTTATCGAAAAACTGGATTCAAGGGAACTCTCCTTCAGGATTGTGACCGTTACGGTCATAAACTCAAATTTCAGGATGTACACAAAGAGCCGTACACTGAGCCACCCGGTATCTTCAAAAGAAGTCCTCCTTCAGGTATCCGGAGAAATTCTGGATGAATTCCTTTCAGAAAACAGGACTGAGTTCAGGCGAGTGGGAGTAAGGGTGGGAGGTCTCCAGAAAAAAAAAGGTCAGAAAAGCCTTTTTGATTACTGA
- a CDS encoding protease inhibitor I42 family protein, giving the protein MIKKPFTIQFPENPVSGFSWDIATSNGLQVMRERFIPEDEEQTSGGGYRVWDIQVTCQGSQKITGTYRRGNQIASCFEINIDAE; this is encoded by the coding sequence ATGATTAAAAAACCGTTTACAATCCAGTTCCCGGAAAATCCGGTTAGCGGATTTAGCTGGGACATCGCGACCAGTAACGGGCTGCAGGTAATGAGGGAAAGATTTATTCCTGAGGATGAGGAACAGACCAGTGGTGGAGGATACCGGGTATGGGATATTCAGGTAACTTGCCAGGGAAGTCAAAAGATAACAGGCACATATCGGAGGGGTAACCAGATAGCAAGTTGTTTTGAAATCAATATTGACGCCGAATAA
- a CDS encoding phosphoadenosine phosphosulfate reductase domain-containing protein gives MSRPAYLGKMLLHWCEACNVPVLGKQCGCGRRTKKVEVTPPGDIRPAFDYDIKRINSVSEKQFNATLIPEGHLVVLNKAPYEDRMDEIIVDGEVLASIRFEIESCEWVLLPRLEGARRLFQGRDRKDLKKWVVIEEEILPFILKKGASILAPGVLDADPEIKREDEVVVLNPAGEVVCCGRARMAGKEMIEEKRGNAVKPRWSAEPKAAKTLESGRNWDDAVKANEKILGSMVENAHTFIRNVSGSMDLKVSVSYSGGKDSLAVLQLVDETLEDYELMFADTGLEFPETLENVKKVAEYYGKSLRTASAGDSFWESIRVFGPPTMDTRWCCKICKLGPITRLIDENYEGGCLSFIGQRQYESHARSISKKVWKNPWVGNQVGASPIQEWTALHVWLYLFRTKAPYNMAYEKGYDRMGCWLCPSSSLSDFFQLEESHPELAKKLNSHLLAYAEKMGLSPEWVKYGLWRYKRYPKVLQELTAKKGISLLPTQEVPKELHLEVVTGYRPCKAGGISADGSFGQAIDIGTLEESGMLKPAGKVSFIEGAASVSLGESRAQVYASGNVNGRSENEKTLKKLMRMVEFSVRRAFLCQGCGVCVGHCEHGAIEMKEKRAWIKDSCTHCGACIEVCPLVKFM, from the coding sequence ATGTCCAGACCAGCATACCTTGGCAAAATGCTCCTGCACTGGTGCGAGGCCTGCAATGTGCCTGTGCTCGGAAAACAGTGCGGGTGCGGCAGAAGAACAAAAAAAGTTGAAGTAACTCCTCCCGGAGATATTCGCCCGGCTTTTGATTATGATATCAAGCGCATAAATTCCGTTTCTGAAAAACAATTTAATGCTACTCTTATCCCCGAAGGTCACCTTGTGGTTCTTAACAAAGCCCCTTATGAAGACCGGATGGATGAAATTATAGTGGACGGGGAAGTCCTTGCATCTATTAGATTTGAAATAGAAAGCTGCGAATGGGTCCTTCTTCCCCGCCTCGAAGGGGCAAGACGGCTTTTTCAGGGCAGGGATAGGAAAGACCTGAAAAAATGGGTCGTTATTGAAGAGGAAATTTTGCCTTTCATCCTTAAAAAAGGGGCAAGTATCCTGGCTCCCGGAGTCCTTGATGCAGACCCTGAGATTAAAAGAGAGGACGAAGTCGTTGTCCTGAACCCTGCCGGAGAAGTGGTCTGCTGCGGAAGAGCCAGGATGGCAGGAAAAGAAATGATAGAGGAAAAGCGCGGGAATGCGGTAAAACCGCGCTGGAGTGCGGAGCCGAAGGCTGCAAAAACCCTTGAGTCGGGACGGAACTGGGACGACGCCGTAAAAGCCAATGAGAAAATTCTGGGCTCCATGGTAGAAAACGCTCATACTTTTATAAGAAATGTTTCAGGAAGTATGGACCTGAAGGTCAGCGTATCTTATTCCGGGGGCAAGGACAGCCTTGCAGTGTTACAGCTTGTGGATGAAACTCTGGAAGATTACGAATTGATGTTTGCAGATACCGGGCTTGAGTTTCCGGAAACCCTTGAAAACGTCAAAAAGGTTGCGGAATATTATGGAAAGTCTCTCAGGACTGCGAGTGCAGGGGATTCTTTCTGGGAGTCCATAAGAGTTTTCGGGCCCCCTACGATGGACACACGCTGGTGCTGCAAGATCTGCAAACTGGGACCCATTACCAGGCTGATTGACGAAAACTATGAGGGGGGCTGCCTGAGCTTTATAGGGCAGCGCCAGTATGAATCTCACGCCCGGTCTATCAGTAAGAAAGTCTGGAAAAACCCCTGGGTAGGAAACCAGGTTGGAGCATCTCCCATACAGGAATGGACAGCTCTGCATGTCTGGCTCTACCTTTTCAGGACAAAAGCTCCCTATAATATGGCATATGAGAAAGGGTATGACCGAATGGGATGCTGGCTTTGCCCTTCTTCGTCCCTATCCGACTTCTTCCAGCTCGAGGAAAGCCACCCCGAACTTGCAAAAAAGCTCAACTCCCATCTTCTGGCTTATGCAGAAAAAATGGGACTTTCCCCTGAATGGGTAAAATACGGCTTATGGCGCTACAAGCGCTACCCGAAAGTATTGCAGGAACTTACGGCTAAAAAAGGAATTTCCCTGCTCCCTACTCAGGAAGTTCCAAAAGAACTCCATCTTGAAGTTGTCACAGGATACAGACCCTGCAAAGCAGGAGGAATTTCTGCGGACGGAAGCTTCGGGCAGGCGATAGATATAGGAACCCTGGAAGAAAGCGGTATGCTTAAACCTGCAGGTAAGGTTTCCTTCATAGAGGGGGCTGCTTCTGTTTCCCTGGGGGAATCCAGAGCCCAGGTCTATGCTTCAGGAAATGTGAACGGGAGAAGTGAGAACGAAAAAACACTGAAAAAACTCATGAGAATGGTTGAGTTCTCGGTAAGAAGAGCCTTTCTCTGCCAGGGGTGCGGGGTCTGTGTAGGGCACTGCGAACACGGCGCAATTGAAATGAAAGAGAAGAGAGCCTGGATAAAAGACAGCTGCACTCACTGTGGAGCCTGTATAGAGGTCTGTCCACTTGTGAAATTTATGTAA
- a CDS encoding ISNCY family transposase has translation MVTINLTLNNFSELPALLDVFGCFGNDYEYTTQGIFRRKIPPACSICSTPMVHNGYNPHTKQGLGEIIIGRYKCSNCGSTHEEDHSFWEDLKALLYDSFNDFFKLLRYHNVSYEGISDIMDFIYPRSRSTILRAFYKEMEQETVPFSENIHMVHYDEQHPKEGRCQKYRLTLLDAKTQTTIADDLFDDKSPETIKEFLRKNLDASEPVFIVTDFDKRYPDILKEIFGDKLVHQYCLMHLNKLIVSDFPKNTTIEQELLKYRLLNIFYNRENEIKFLEELQSEELNVINNEEKHQEWSKKAKKEFNQFRRKLKLERRRKKENLPLNSLEKAKHNFDKLMENIRTYDQTIQKRLWMINKHWLNLTLFHYLPGAPATNNPIESYYSKSLKTDNKKQFRTDKGIGNQIKLTQMRRLNLLKKPQKSFLELFRLFNPFKL, from the coding sequence ATGGTAACTATAAACCTTACTCTTAATAACTTTTCGGAGCTCCCTGCTCTTTTAGACGTTTTTGGTTGTTTTGGAAACGATTACGAATACACTACACAAGGAATTTTTCGTAGAAAAATTCCTCCAGCCTGTTCTATTTGTAGTACTCCAATGGTTCATAATGGCTATAATCCCCATACCAAACAAGGTCTTGGAGAAATCATCATTGGTCGATATAAATGCTCAAATTGTGGTAGTACACACGAAGAAGATCATAGCTTTTGGGAAGATCTGAAAGCTTTACTTTATGATTCATTCAATGATTTCTTCAAGTTACTCAGATACCATAACGTTTCATATGAAGGAATCTCTGATATAATGGACTTCATCTATCCAAGATCAAGAAGCACTATTTTAAGAGCATTCTACAAAGAAATGGAACAGGAAACTGTTCCATTTTCAGAAAATATACATATGGTACACTATGACGAACAACATCCAAAAGAAGGACGCTGTCAGAAATACCGTTTAACCTTACTGGACGCAAAAACTCAAACAACAATAGCAGATGACCTTTTTGATGATAAGAGTCCAGAAACAATCAAGGAATTTCTACGGAAAAATCTTGATGCATCAGAACCTGTGTTTATCGTTACGGATTTTGATAAGAGATACCCTGATATATTAAAGGAAATTTTTGGAGATAAGTTAGTGCATCAATATTGTTTGATGCACTTAAACAAGCTTATAGTTAGTGATTTTCCAAAAAATACAACCATTGAACAGGAACTATTGAAGTACAGGTTATTGAATATATTTTACAATCGAGAGAATGAAATTAAATTTTTGGAAGAACTTCAATCTGAAGAACTCAACGTAATTAATAATGAAGAAAAACATCAAGAATGGAGTAAAAAAGCAAAAAAGGAATTTAACCAGTTTAGACGTAAATTAAAGCTTGAAAGAAGACGAAAAAAGGAAAATCTTCCACTTAATAGTCTTGAAAAAGCAAAACATAACTTCGATAAATTAATGGAAAATATAAGAACATACGATCAAACGATTCAAAAACGATTATGGATGATCAATAAACACTGGTTAAATCTTACTTTGTTCCATTATCTTCCAGGAGCGCCAGCGACAAATAACCCTATCGAAAGCTATTATTCTAAAAGTCTAAAAACTGATAACAAGAAGCAGTTCAGGACTGATAAAGGAATTGGGAACCAGATTAAACTTACTCAAATGAGAAGATTAAATTTGCTCAAGAAACCACAAAAGTCATTTCTGGAATTGTTCAGATTATTTAATCCATTTAAGCTTTAG
- a CDS encoding LolA family protein codes for MPTKGLKSILMLAFVAIILFASGCTEENLSAEEIVTQMLDKQNSTEDYSYTMYMTSYAGGKTAEIEYKTMFKKPNMSKDIITEPGKKDQIIIVSDGEFAWSYIPATNEVIKMELPDIPEPTKSDCINAIGEFLNSTNVTLLRVENIDGRTAYLLETSSKEKDGAYPMINRTKIWVDKETWMPLRYEMYDGDGNLTAKIEIRDLKVNSGIPDSEFKFEIPDGAEVKTLDIKEIKSSEKLKEIKSSEKPSPEEAREKTSF; via the coding sequence ATGCCAACGAAAGGACTCAAATCGATACTCATGCTGGCATTTGTAGCTATAATCCTCTTTGCCTCAGGCTGCACGGAAGAAAACCTGAGTGCAGAAGAGATTGTAACCCAGATGCTGGACAAACAGAACAGCACTGAAGACTATTCGTATACAATGTACATGACCTCCTACGCAGGGGGAAAAACTGCGGAAATCGAATATAAGACCATGTTCAAAAAGCCGAACATGAGTAAAGACATTATAACGGAACCCGGGAAAAAGGATCAGATAATTATTGTTTCGGATGGGGAATTCGCGTGGAGTTACATCCCGGCTACGAATGAAGTCATAAAAATGGAGCTTCCCGATATCCCCGAACCTACGAAAAGCGACTGCATCAATGCTATAGGTGAATTCCTGAATTCTACAAATGTAACACTGCTCAGAGTGGAAAACATAGATGGAAGGACTGCTTACCTGCTGGAGACAAGTTCGAAAGAAAAAGATGGAGCTTATCCGATGATAAACAGGACAAAAATCTGGGTAGATAAAGAAACATGGATGCCTCTGAGGTATGAGATGTATGATGGCGATGGAAATCTGACCGCAAAAATCGAAATTCGGGACCTGAAAGTCAACTCCGGAATTCCTGACTCTGAGTTTAAATTCGAGATTCCGGACGGCGCAGAAGTAAAAACACTGGATATTAAGGAAATCAAATCCTCTGAAAAACTTAAGGAAATCAAATCCTCTGAAAAACCGAGCCCTGAAGAAGCAAGAGAGAAAACCAGTTTTTGA
- a CDS encoding CRISPR-associated protein Cas4 translates to MPTDSQNPEISVSDLLLYINCPRRVYFVSRGYELLPEINASRLERMLLKELSLNYSEIVKKCSLNADTMCKELEAALTYACKDLPLMFPKEFERTEKGFLEEGDARARAKIPEIAANLLKGIEEFGNDAMLAALTPVKTEPIIFSKRLNLKGSPSKIVCFEGANVPSIIRPGSCPIQGVWASDRIHIAALALLLESETGKEIPFGFVEYVSFGIIRKVVIRSSDRREVLKICRRVEKIKAGLMPEKTEEKFCPECTFSEHCVSNSSLMSKFF, encoded by the coding sequence ATGCCCACAGATTCACAGAACCCGGAGATCAGCGTCTCAGACCTGCTCCTGTATATCAATTGCCCGCGAAGGGTTTACTTTGTCAGCCGGGGATATGAACTGCTCCCGGAAATTAATGCTTCCCGTCTTGAGAGAATGCTTCTGAAGGAACTCTCCCTGAATTATTCGGAAATTGTGAAAAAGTGTTCGTTAAACGCCGATACCATGTGCAAAGAACTCGAAGCTGCTCTCACTTATGCATGTAAAGACCTCCCGTTAATGTTTCCAAAAGAATTTGAACGCACAGAAAAAGGATTTCTGGAAGAAGGGGACGCGCGGGCAAGAGCTAAAATCCCTGAAATTGCAGCCAACCTTCTCAAAGGGATAGAAGAATTCGGAAATGATGCCATGCTTGCGGCACTTACCCCTGTAAAAACGGAGCCCATTATTTTCTCAAAGCGCCTGAACCTGAAGGGATCACCTTCCAAGATAGTCTGTTTTGAAGGCGCAAATGTCCCCTCAATAATAAGGCCCGGAAGCTGCCCCATTCAGGGCGTATGGGCATCTGACAGAATACACATTGCAGCACTTGCCCTTCTCCTTGAAAGCGAGACCGGAAAAGAAATTCCTTTCGGTTTTGTCGAATACGTAAGTTTCGGGATAATCCGAAAAGTAGTTATCCGGAGTTCGGACCGCAGGGAAGTATTGAAAATATGCAGGCGTGTGGAAAAAATAAAAGCCGGATTGATGCCCGAAAAAACAGAAGAAAAATTCTGTCCGGAATGCACCTTTTCAGAGCACTGTGTTTCGAATTCTTCCCTCATGTCCAAGTTTTTCTAA
- a CDS encoding helix-turn-helix domain-containing protein — protein MTSNDSSENLRNRLAEKMAGDITLSEKPGESLKKWRLNFEISQTDIANYLKVSPSVISDYESGRRKSPGTLIVRKIVESLLEIDLERGGKKIHTYETMLNAESGSKSIYSTYEYTLPIQLAKLVNLIEGDIVYKGIEKPLYGFSVVDSQRAILELSSHEFQKLYGWSTDRAMIFTKVSTGKSPLVAIRVTNLKPGAVVLHGLRKEEVESVAVKMAEVDRVPLVATTMDLDQIVQLLKKYSQYYARE, from the coding sequence ATGACATCCAATGATTCCTCAGAAAATCTGCGCAACCGCCTGGCGGAAAAAATGGCTGGAGATATCACACTCTCAGAGAAACCCGGAGAGTCCCTGAAAAAGTGGAGGTTAAACTTCGAGATATCCCAGACTGATATTGCAAATTACCTTAAGGTCTCTCCCTCCGTTATCAGCGATTATGAAAGCGGGAGGCGAAAGTCTCCAGGGACACTGATCGTCCGGAAGATCGTGGAGTCCCTGCTTGAAATCGATCTAGAGAGGGGAGGCAAAAAGATTCACACCTACGAAACTATGCTTAATGCCGAAAGCGGCTCAAAATCAATCTACTCAACCTACGAGTATACTCTCCCGATACAGCTTGCTAAACTGGTTAACCTTATTGAAGGCGATATAGTCTATAAAGGAATCGAGAAGCCTCTATATGGTTTTTCTGTTGTCGACAGCCAGCGGGCAATCCTGGAACTTTCCTCACACGAGTTTCAGAAGCTCTACGGCTGGAGTACGGACAGAGCCATGATCTTTACAAAAGTCAGTACCGGAAAATCCCCCCTGGTAGCTATCCGGGTAACTAACCTGAAGCCCGGAGCTGTTGTGCTTCACGGACTTCGTAAAGAAGAGGTAGAATCTGTTGCAGTCAAGATGGCGGAAGTAGACCGTGTCCCCCTGGTCGCAACCACAATGGACCTCGATCAGATTGTGCAGCTACTGAAAAAATACAGTCAATACTACGCAAGGGAATGA
- a CDS encoding hydroxymethylglutaryl-CoA synthase has product MTIGIVSYGAYVPRYRIKIEEIARLWGDDAEALKNGLMVYEKSVPDIDEDAATIAVEAARNAMIRSGVDPSRIGAVYTGSESHPYAVKPTSTIVAQAIGATPQMTAADFEFACKAGTAAVQACMGLVGSGMVDLGLAIGADVSQGAPSDALEYTAAAGGVACLIGRNESELAAIIEDTYSFTTDTPDFWRREGMPYPEHGGRFTGEPGYFKHVTNGAKGLLEKLGAKPEDYDYAVFHQPNGKFPSKAAKMLGFTKAQITPGLVVPKIGNTYSGSCLMGIAATLDQAKPGDRIFATAFGSGAGSDAFSITVTDRIEEIRNRAPTVSELIKDPVYIDYARYARHKGKIRLA; this is encoded by the coding sequence ATGACCATTGGAATAGTATCTTACGGCGCATATGTTCCGAGATACCGCATAAAAATTGAAGAAATTGCCCGGCTCTGGGGTGATGACGCAGAGGCTCTCAAAAACGGCCTCATGGTGTATGAAAAATCCGTACCCGATATCGATGAAGACGCAGCAACAATTGCCGTGGAGGCAGCAAGAAACGCAATGATAAGAAGTGGCGTCGATCCCTCCAGAATAGGGGCGGTGTATACCGGTTCTGAAAGTCACCCTTACGCCGTAAAACCGACAAGCACCATTGTCGCTCAGGCTATTGGCGCAACTCCTCAAATGACTGCAGCAGACTTTGAGTTTGCATGTAAAGCAGGGACAGCCGCAGTTCAGGCATGTATGGGGCTCGTAGGCTCGGGAATGGTCGATCTTGGTCTGGCTATAGGAGCGGACGTTTCCCAGGGAGCTCCTAGTGATGCCCTTGAATATACCGCAGCAGCAGGAGGAGTCGCCTGTCTTATAGGTAGAAATGAATCCGAACTTGCTGCTATCATTGAAGATACATACTCTTTTACAACAGATACTCCCGACTTCTGGAGAAGGGAAGGAATGCCTTACCCCGAGCACGGAGGGCGTTTTACGGGAGAACCCGGGTACTTCAAACATGTAACAAACGGAGCAAAAGGCCTGCTTGAAAAACTCGGGGCAAAGCCTGAAGATTATGATTACGCGGTCTTCCACCAGCCAAACGGAAAGTTCCCGAGCAAGGCTGCAAAGATGCTAGGGTTCACAAAAGCTCAGATTACTCCCGGACTTGTTGTCCCGAAAATAGGAAACACCTATTCAGGTTCCTGCCTCATGGGAATTGCTGCAACCCTTGACCAGGCAAAGCCAGGGGACAGGATATTTGCAACCGCATTCGGGTCCGGAGCAGGTTCTGACGCGTTCAGCATAACGGTTACTGACAGGATTGAGGAAATCCGAAACAGGGCTCCGACGGTTTCCGAACTTATCAAGGATCCTGTATACATCGACTACGCAAGGTATGCCAGGCATAAAGGCAAGATCCGCCTGGCCTGA
- a CDS encoding thiolase domain-containing protein yields MRDVAIIGVKNTKFGELWERSLRDIVVEAGIGAIQDAGVSGKDIDALYIGNMSGGRFVEQEHIGALIADYSGLSRNLHVPATRVEAACASGGLALRQAIMAVASGYSEIVVAAGAEKMTDVGSEEASSALAAAADREWEGMAGATFPGLYAMIAKLHMHMYGTTGEQLAEVAVKNHKNGSFNPIAQYKNTITVDNVLNSIMVADPLHIFDCSPITDGASALVLAPAEIAHKYTDTPIYIKATAQASDTIALHDRRDITTLDATVMAAKRAYSMAKLTPEDIDLVEVHDCFTIAEICAIEDLGFAEKGKGGIVTENGETAIGGRIPVNTSGGLKACGHPVGATGIKQAVEIVTQLRGEAGKRQVAGAEYGMTHNVGGSGATAVVHILSRGM; encoded by the coding sequence ATGAGAGACGTAGCAATTATCGGAGTAAAGAATACTAAATTTGGCGAACTCTGGGAGCGCTCCTTAAGAGACATAGTCGTGGAAGCCGGAATCGGAGCAATCCAGGACGCAGGAGTAAGCGGAAAAGATATTGATGCCCTTTATATTGGAAACATGAGTGGAGGCCGCTTTGTTGAGCAGGAACACATAGGCGCACTCATCGCAGATTATTCCGGGCTTTCAAGGAACCTTCATGTCCCGGCTACCAGGGTGGAAGCCGCCTGTGCATCTGGAGGGCTTGCCCTGCGCCAGGCTATAATGGCTGTGGCTTCAGGTTACAGCGAAATCGTGGTCGCAGCAGGGGCAGAGAAAATGACAGATGTAGGCTCTGAAGAAGCATCTTCGGCTCTTGCGGCAGCCGCTGACCGTGAATGGGAAGGCATGGCAGGAGCAACATTTCCCGGGCTGTATGCAATGATTGCAAAGCTTCATATGCATATGTACGGAACCACAGGTGAGCAGCTTGCGGAAGTAGCTGTGAAGAACCACAAAAACGGATCTTTTAACCCTATTGCCCAGTACAAGAACACAATCACCGTAGATAATGTTCTGAACTCAATAATGGTAGCTGACCCGTTGCATATCTTTGACTGCTCTCCGATAACAGATGGAGCATCTGCGCTTGTCCTTGCACCTGCGGAGATTGCCCACAAATATACCGACACTCCAATTTACATTAAAGCAACAGCACAGGCAAGCGATACAATTGCCCTGCATGACAGGAGAGACATCACAACTCTGGATGCAACCGTGATGGCTGCAAAGCGGGCATATTCTATGGCAAAACTTACCCCTGAAGATATCGACCTTGTAGAGGTCCATGACTGCTTTACCATTGCAGAGATCTGTGCAATTGAAGACCTCGGCTTTGCAGAGAAAGGTAAAGGCGGAATTGTCACAGAAAACGGAGAAACCGCAATTGGAGGCAGGATTCCTGTCAACACATCCGGCGGCCTGAAAGCCTGCGGGCATCCTGTAGGGGCAACCGGAATAAAACAGGCGGTGGAAATCGTAACCCAGCTGCGTGGAGAAGCAGGAAAGCGCCAGGTAGCAGGAGCTGAGTACGGGATGACCCATAACGTCGGAGGGTCAGGAGCGACAGCAGTAGTACATATTTTGTCGAGGGGGATGTGA
- a CDS encoding Zn-ribbon domain-containing OB-fold protein → MSSVPRFWRNLGSRYNLEGTRCKECGEYFYPPRNVCVNCRRMGELEPFKFKGTGEIVSYTLIHTGAEGFEGQAPYTLAIIKLDEGPRLTSQVVGNTDNIQIGTRVRSVFRKLGEDGERGMIYYGTKFVPVDA, encoded by the coding sequence ATGTCTTCTGTTCCAAGATTCTGGAGAAACCTCGGCAGCAGGTATAACCTTGAAGGCACCCGCTGCAAGGAATGCGGGGAATATTTCTATCCCCCACGCAATGTTTGCGTAAACTGCAGGCGCATGGGAGAGCTTGAACCCTTCAAATTCAAAGGCACGGGTGAAATTGTAAGCTATACACTGATTCACACCGGTGCTGAAGGTTTTGAAGGCCAGGCTCCTTACACCCTTGCAATCATTAAACTGGATGAAGGTCCTCGCCTTACCTCTCAGGTGGTCGGCAATACCGATAATATCCAGATCGGAACGCGGGTCAGGTCTGTGTTCAGAAAACTCGGGGAAGATGGCGAACGTGGTATGATCTACTACGGCACCAAATTCGTCCCTGTGGATGCCTGA